The Alosa sapidissima isolate fAloSap1 chromosome 17, fAloSap1.pri, whole genome shotgun sequence DNA segment TCATCCCCGTATCgtatttcgttttttttttttttttttttaaataaacgaTCACCGCATCCAAACAATATATTCTAATCCATTATAAagattgaaaaaaatatatatattgcctCATGATTGCTCATACAATAcagagccatacaataaagtggtggtataagcgttcattcaatgcaggcgtctgcgcgagaaaaactgaaactaatcgataacgttcggatcaaagctccgcttcaacctgttgaatgctatttaattgtttaacgacacttaatagaacaacgttgatttttggaacttccatagaaacagagcagagactgtataatacactttatacaacaattgggttctatggaactatttatttgtttctgattggccgagagacattccatgagttggaatttccctggacatttcaactcagactttgcacagctaataataaatcactccgcgatacaatgggaagatttgacacaatgttctcatcccagctctccactattttaagcaatgggttactccttagcaaaccataacgaaacagtgcttcaccacatctgtggattaagccacacagtcaactcaatgtaagtaagataaacgaggatgctaattgttctcagcattgccagcattgtgtataatatgattgtcacttggaggagacttgtagataactaacgttagcatagttagctaatcgctgctaacgtgctagcatcgtcacgtcaggctgtgcacagtagtggaACATTTAGTTCTGCCCATTAAATAGATTATCATTAGCCATCACAAAAATTAAGTAAAGCCATATTAATTACCAATGCCTAGTGCAACTCTTCTTTTTATAGATAACGTTCTATATCAAATTGTCAATTTCTACCACATTATATTATtacatacattcattcattcatggtgAACTAAGAAGTGATTGACTGATTCCAGGAGGGCTACAGTTTCCCCACTAAGTGGCTGACCAGCGTTTGAAGGTCCTTAGTGCGCATACGGGTGGTCTCTAGGACCTCCTCGTGGTTGGCCCGCTCCTTGCTGTCGTAGTCGGTGACGACTTTGTTTGTGATGAGCGACAGGCCAAAGACGCGTAGGCCGCAGTGGCGAGCCACCACCACCTCCGGGACAGTGCTCATTCCTAAGGCACATGCAAAAGTCAAAGATCAGGTTTGACATCATCCACATCCGCATTTAATGCACAGTGTGCTGTTGACTCCGGATAACCTGCTGGTTAGTTCACTTACAGAGGACTCCTAGTGTAAATCTATCAGAAACGCTTTGAAATTAAATACCAAAGCTGTTAGATGTCACTGCTTCCACATGTTGCCAAGAGACAAGGGGACAAAATACGACAAAACGAATCAATTGCATCTTTGCCAGTTTTTCAGAATTGCCCTCAATCTAGCAGATCACAACCAGACCTATTCAAAACTCAGCTGCTGTCTTAATCAGCTTAGCAGCAAATTGAACTAACCAGCAATATAATTAACCTCTGGGTATGTTTCAGCTGGTCACAAACACCTCTGTTTGTGTGCTGGCTGGGACACTGGAGGTGCATTCAAAATTTCAAACATAGGTGAACATTTGCGAATATTTGCAATTTTTCTGTTTGCCTTGATTTTTCCATGAACACTTGCAAACAgtttgaggaggtagttcttCACAAACATGCAGGCAGTTGGATAGAGGGTTAACTCTGAATTGGAAATTTTACACAAAATCGTTCAAATGATCTGTTTAGAGAAAACATGTTCGTCGCAAATGTTCGCTTCTATTTGCACCTCTGACATTTCTGAAAACCTCTTAAACTGTCCACTTAATGCTGGCCTCCTCTTACCCACGGCGTCGGCGCCCAGCATCTGCAGCACCCGGCACTCTGCGATGGTCTCGTAGGTGGGCCCCGTCACCATGCAGTAGACACCGTGCCGGATGTAGGAGGTGCAGCCCTGCTCCTTGGCCGCCTCCTGCGCCAGGTGGGCGAGGTCCTTGTCGTACGCGTCGGACATGCAGGGGAAGCGCTTGCCGAAGCTGAAACAAGAAACAGGAGGCACATGGAGCAGCAGAGCCCTGTCAGACGGCAGcccacagagggagggaggctaCCAGGTCGCATTAGTGCATGGGACTGTAGCAGTGTCCTTACTGACCAGGGAACAGAAATGTCTCTCATATGGAAACAGGAACCGGCCATACAGTGCTACAGTGGGATTTCAAATGCTTAACAATTATCCATATTTTATGAGAAattgtgtgtatattgtatatgtATTTGTACATACATGTATATTCACTGCATATGTATAATACAGTACATGTCTATGTATGCAATCTGGCAAATGACATACCGCTCATCATTGGGTCCACATAGTGGGTTCTGGCCTGCAAACCCGGGCATGTTTATGTGATCTTTAATCATCATAATGTCCCCCACACTGAACTCAGGGTTCAGCCCACCAGCAGCATTGGTCACAATTAGAATCTTCACCCCCAACAGGAAGAACACTCGCACTGGGTAGGTCACCTGATGACAGAGATGAAAGGTAAGGGAAGAGCTTTAAAAGTGCAATCTTCCTAAGCAAAACATAAAAGTACTATTTGTGATAATGGTTCATTTATTTTTGCCAATGCTTTAATGCATAATGTTCAATTTCATACTAAATTCCTGTGGAGTATGAAGATACTGTGGGTAATATCTCTtgatagaaaatgttgagaacaTTACATTTCATATGTAATAGGAGAAATGGTGCACATCAGAGGGATTAATTTTCCTTTCATTTGAGATGCATCAAGGAACTAAATAGGACTATACACACATGATTGATTTCTCTATTTCACCAAActgcaaaaaaaacagtttttcctaaataactacctgaaccgtggcactgaggatgaagaatcttttatggtatgttggtctcaagggcccacatcaacctggcccataatcactcattaggtgatttgcacccccccggtaaaaaatgaaaatgcaatattattctgctttaatcgcccctatcttcagttaagatgttcagaactgcaccaaattttatgtgtatgattgacctggcattctctgggggtatgccaagtttcgtagaatttcatccatgggggggtctaaaaaaaattaggttatgtgtacatttagtgactacactcattggcctgtagatggcggtgcacacatatacacatgcacacacacacacaggcacccacataatatcggtattagaacggccgatacataattacaaattcagtaggattaaaagaaagccaaaataaatattcatcatcatcatcatcatcatcatggctgcatttccagtattgccgataagtagtcgtttgtccactagatggcgcatcgttgcagtgagacgtaattttgttggaagttaaaaatgggttggaaaaacaatggacgcttcctacaaggactgtagtttaccgcagagaacgtctaataaggataggacgatgttcacatgaaatgtaattcccatttcttcttgaagccgaaataaatctgaggatgtttatcggacatgcttggtttttactgcaggtacgttaatcttataatatcaataaggacctaggtaatgttactgttagcgttggttgagtgatggaggccaatttgattgattgcatttgtagaaaactataaatgcggttataccaagcaaattgatagcagcactgtaattgtatctttcgactgtcatttgttgcacgtgctacaaaaatcattctgtgcaatggaagatttaccaacgttacaactgtctgatacagttttgcctatacatgcgtgagactgagacgcctgtttattttgttttaagtgcgtgcagggtgtgagaggggaatcgatgtgctttgattccagcttggtagttgtagtctgtgaaattaaaaagcacgtgtgtgtgaagtatccaaacaatgacaccttcatttcattatggctgctttagcaacacaccttaagctactgtgtagtgggtcccatttagaagtggctacttcatttgcgctttccttgactcatggagctgcgtgaattttattacaactttttgccacgatatggcagtttaggtccgcttgatactgtaaggcgtaagccattggtttccaaaagagattttatttgtgtcgccagcatagcctattgacaatttatgttgtaaataggcctaccttataagcctacctgtagcttagggaagctaacagctttctattaggatctagtttgttagttacagttttgtcataactccctgatgcatttttgcatttagaatagccagagcgtggatatctcaatcggaaaattaaacaatatcgggtgccgatggactaggctgggtgaacccagcctgatctgcccgctatttattttttgatttcttaaaagattgagcttggtctggtgaaagccagactagccatggacctcagttacacaatgcaagggaacatgaatcagcctatatttgcacgaacaataacggacaacagctcttcaactttggcccgttaaaatgtgtatgaaccagaggtgggaccaagtcactgtttggcaagtcacaagtaagtcccaagtcttagcactcaagtccaagtcaagtcccaagtaaatacagagaagggcaagtcgagtccaagtccaagtctcatcaaagccaagtcgagtccaagtccaagtcccaatctttttcaagtcctgaacaagtcatcaggtactcttcacttaataatggcattattagactatcgatcataattttaacacttccatctaatccacagatttttttttttataaatacagattaaaatatgttcaatgtttctgtcttgaaatcttttacgatatatgcatgcgcatacaatatacacatgtgcatacctgagtaatctgtacaaaacggatagctacatgacaaataaaaatattgtttttccacatttcggagcccactgtaaggatgagtaataatttgactgatggcatttcactgcgctaggccacagatttgcctgcaaacaatttattaggctgtctgccagtggcgactcataagggaagccaaggtcaacacttttatattatttaaaagataaatgacacagtaattttgtattaaagtattcatttcttaagaaatactacacatgtgatgctgtttatctcatttgtaaatggtgcactgtcactttaagcccattgtgtgccactgtccacacattctcataatgatcttttttaccagctccattcctatggctagtccacaaactcaaacattgtttgtgccacatgaatagcacaatattaacaatgataagcattatattaagttggcacaaacagctttcattcctttggaaatagatgcatgtatgacatgatgcttgcttgacattttctgtttgcaattaaatgtgaattatgagcctggtagccagtagccacctagctagctgagtggaatgcgtttcaatcggcatatcaatgtgcttcatgtaaacaaattattgaataggcctacttcaagactcaccatttccattaaacaaaggcaaagacaactcttcatattcttgtccactttccaaatcacagtgagtgcagcctatgtcatagtgacctggatctcatagtttataacagtagtgagaaccggataaatccgcaatttcccctaatctcgtatttgttgccttcatgatttccttttatacgtttcttatatttaaaagaaaatatcaatcgtcatcaacaatgacaagccagctggaacctgccactcgttttctctccctctcgtgcgtgcttagatggggttctcaattaaatggagtaggctagcataagttcaagttggatcttaatggagaggactcgaaaagtatcatctttatgtaacatgctgttggtgcattttgacattgtaaacgttctctaacaagagtgcaaatcagtttgcagtaaagctattagttattagctaaatgttggtcgtttctctgtctcttggtgccctacacacggtgcgtaacgcatgtgggggtagcggcagcactgaactgtgctctggactggccgcttgtctccgctatttttttttttttttttagtcgcggagggaaaacatctctggggtgactggtccacgatcaggaaatgtagtttttgactcgagacatgtcaagtcgtcacaagtcaaagaggcaaagtccgagtcaagtctcgagtgaatagtattcaagtccaagtcgagtcgcaagtcatgccgaattttatcaagtcaagtctgaagtcattaaagtctgactcgagtccaagtcatgtgactcgagtccacatgtctggtatgaacagtctagcgacgcatttcatcaaggcccatttggacatgtcagttatttgcaccactggttagatgtggtggcggtcatattttgtaccgctatgcggtacatctagtttataatGACACTACTCAGTAACTGTCCTCAGGTAAATGGCCCAGATATCCTCATTAACCATAGCATACACTTTATTTAATGTAAGCAGACTGTCTGTGTTGCATTTCAAACACTTAACACCCTTCTCTACATTTTCTACTGGCTGAAAGTCTCAACAGCAGCAATGTCTCTGTGTTAAGAGACTCGATAGTTCAGTCACAGCCTGTGCACTCTGGCAAAAAGTCAGCCACCATAACTGCATGGAAATGCATTATAGCTTCAATTTCATGTCGAGTCTTGACAAGTATTACCCAAGAAACTACAGCATTATGGAAAAAATGGCAATGACAAGATAACAGCAGTGAATAAAATACCTAATGTCATGTgcccatgggcgtagatttagggtgggatgctaaggactagtccgaatcaaaattttaagatgacaaaattgtccctcCAATaatttagcgaacttatttgtgctgctgatcattccgacagccagcacaacagtacaagaaacgtcatttgattggctgaaaaaacgagggggaagggttatctgacacgcactCTATACGCATGAGAATGCcaatgcacaggctactttgaactggcagtcaagcgagcaggcgtgtcaacgacaacggtaagttacctgtctgccaatacataccccataaaaggccaaagtgaaacattttgatattccctttgcccttcagcatgtacatgtttgcccctttttgtggtttgtagatcagctatgccacccaagaagaagaaaggggacaaagctttttcattatgcagagtctaagtAGGCAACCTAGCTATACGAACTGGCAACTGGTGTCCAGGCTTTCAAATTcggattttactgtgtaaaataaaATTAGTTGTTAGGATTACCCAGGATAtgtcacagctaaacctagcttctgtaatctttcaaccaaagttaggagtcatgttgaatatgGGTGTGCCGCACGGACAGTCGCATAGGCTATAGCCAGGGTTGGGAGTAACgagttacaaaagtaatgtaattactgtaatatattgctttttgctgtaacgcggcaatgtaaggcattacaaaaaaaaattgggtaatattttactcggtacaaacttcagtaacgcaCATTACAATgcaattacatttacatttagtcatctagctgatgcttatccaaatgactgacagagctttcaattaaacacattataatcaataggccaaaatcataattgtgtatctgtgccgaaattcgtaattcaagtgccagtgcagaactgaataagaaaatcatccggctatgtatcttgaagttccagtatgtgagagacttgacgtgccttaatatctccaacatcaagtatgcagctaataaggaaatagaattgttatttaattaaacaaggtgaacttctcccctctgtggaatgcagaaaaggatgctacaaggaagggaattcaaacacactcaacaccttaccatctattgatgtcattgtggttgagatatctgacatttttttgttaaagattggcatggagacaatgggacatggttgcctttgtcagTGTCCTTATGTGTCCTTAGGtaaacttgctcatctttacttgcgtaccacttcacaccagtgcatcagaccagagctgatgcttcagcaatactgaaaagctgtaagtgttgttgaacaccgctgttctcacattagctgattgtgataaacataaaccattgttgcctaattaccaattattcattacacctgtgtgtagtatctactttttttgtgtttttcacatatagtattttgcagtatttttaaaatacaaaaatacacaccaataaagtattttgatacaaaatacagagccctttccttcaacccaataaaatacaaatgacaaaatactattttgcatttgaaacacatattacatgtttcagaaatactacccatccctgggaacaggcagattacatctttatagttggccagatgatgacatacttaggttaatactgtatttcaccagttagggcaccaaaatagcctgtgtagcctatattgacatgtctttaagttttgggttacaatatacaggctctctgttgattttataATACTCTAAGCCTACTGTACActaagccagtgtgtgtgtgtgtggagggtcaatcaaattctatgattgccactgatgtgaataaTCTCGCAAATCatacaaaccaaatcaaattttaGAAAATCGCATATttatcgaaatcgagattcttcacttagtattggtattgaaacaataatgttggtattgtgacaacatggagttggggatgtgtccccaccaaagcagAGACCAAACCTTGCATGTGCCTGCTTTTAAGATGAAACCTTTTCTCTCAGCTCAGCTCCTTCtcttacactcacactctctcttttataTCTCACCATAACAGTATTCATCCAGA contains these protein-coding regions:
- the LOC121688195 gene encoding purine nucleoside phosphorylase-like, whose amino-acid sequence is MSASNECRYKYEECKGTADWLLSRIPQKPTVAIICGSGLGGLADLLENSNIFPYQDIPNFPKSTVQGHAGQLVFGELRGKQCVCMQGRFHFYEGYNITTVTYPVRVFFLLGVKILIVTNAAGGLNPEFSVGDIMMIKDHINMPGFAGQNPLCGPNDERFGKRFPCMSDAYDKDLAHLAQEAAKEQGCTSYIRHGVYCMVTGPTYETIAECRVLQMLGADAVGMSTVPEVVVARHCGLRVFGLSLITNKVVTDYDSKERANHEEVLETTRMRTKDLQTLVSHLVGKL